The following is a genomic window from Kogia breviceps isolate mKogBre1 chromosome 4, mKogBre1 haplotype 1, whole genome shotgun sequence.
AGGCCCAGTGTGGCCTTGATGCAGATGCCAAACTCGTGCCCTGAAGGAAAGCTGTTCTGATCGGAAGCTGGGGGTTGGCGGGACGTTGTCACACGAGGGCGCGTGGGACAAGGGAGCTTGTCCACCAGTTAAGGGGGTGGCGGCATCTGGGGGAGACACTTCACTGCTTCTGGCCTCCAGTTCCTCGGCTGCGGCCAGAGTTGAATTCAGACCCAAGTTGCAGCAGGTGCCGCAGCTGCTCCCCACCCGTCCCTGCCCCCGTTGTTGTCCCGACCTGCTCTGAGCCTCGGCTCCCCGTGTAGACAGGGTGTGCGTGGGAGGACGCGGCCCGCCCTGTTGTCCGTGCAGCAGCGGCTGGCCAGGCTCATCCCCACCTCGAGCCTCGTGGGCGGGGCTCCGCGTGGGCGGGGCTCCGCGTGGGCGGGGCTTCTCGTGTGCAGGGTGCGGTGAGCCCAAGGCTCGGGTCGCAGGTCCGGTCCTGCTGGGTCTCACTGGGCCATTTGCAGGCACGGGCGAGAGCGGGAAGAGCACGTTCATCAAGCAGATGCGCATCATCCACGGGGCGGGCTACTCGGAGGAGGACAAGCGGGGCTTCACGAAGCTGGTGTACCAGAACATCTTCACCGCCATGCAGGCCATGATCCGGGCCATGGAGACCCTGAAGATCCTCTACAAGTACGAGCAGAACAAGGTGAGGCCCTGGGTGGGAGCGCCGGGCATGGCTGGGCGTCTGGCCGCTGTTCGCAGCCCCGTCCTACAGTTGGCAGAGTGGGTCCTGGCCCCCTCTGAGGGCCAGCATCCTACCAGGCACTCCACGTGCTGTATCAGGCCCTCTGTGACCCTGGGGGGTGGCACGTCGTCTTATTTTCTtcagtaacagctttattgagaaaaTGTACATACCAAGTCACCcgtttaaagtgtgcaattcactcatttttaacattcacagagttgtgcaaccattgccTCTAATTCCATAACATTCTCATCACGCCAGAAAAAAACCCTGTCCCCACTGGCAGTCACCTCCCCTACCCCTaacccagcccctgacaaccaggaacccactctctgtctctggatctgcctgttctggacatttcccaTCAATGGAATCACACCctgtgtgtccttctgtgtctggcttctctcactgagcatcgtGTCCTCAGGGTCTGTCCACGTGGCAGCGAGTGTCAGTGCTTCTCTTTGTGGCTGAGTGATGTTCAGTGTGTGGAGGGACACATTGTCTGTCATCCACTGAGGGACACATGGTTGTTTCCACTCTTCTGGCTCTCGCGGACATGCTGCTGGATCATTCACGTGCAGGTTTTTGTTTGCACGCCTGTCCTCGTTTCTCCGGGGCGCGTCCCCAGCAGTGGAGGTGCGAGGTCCAGGGTAACTCTCCGTCTGCCTTCCAGAGGGGCTGCCTGCCTGCTGTCCCAGCGGCATTGCCCCGGCCGTGCACCAGAGGGCTCTCTCTGGCGGCCTcccttggttttgcttttgtgggTCTGTTTTCGGGGACTTCTCTTTCAACTCCAGCAGTTTGCCTGGGCTGGCACGTTGGCACCATGTATTGGACCATGTATGTCCAATAGGGTTTAACTTAATCTGTTTACTTTGAGGCTTAAGAAGGCCAGTCAACCCAATTTCTGATATTGGCGTCTTCCTGCCTTGATGCCCGGTTCACGGGTCATCAGGGACCCTACAGGGCCTAGCACTGGGTCTGGGGCCCGGCCAGCCTGGCTGTGGGGCTGAGCATGTAGGGCCTGCTGGAGCCTCTCACCCCCTGGTTTGTAGGATTGCTCGCAGCCGAGGCCCCTCAGAGTCCAGGCCCCACTTTAACCGTGCAAGTCCAGCGGCATCTGGAACAGGGATTGGTAGACTAAGGCCTGTCTCTGTAGGTGCAGCTTTGCTGGCACAGGCCACGCCCACTTGCTTACACGTCATCCGTGGCGGCTTTTGCTGCAGCAGCAGGGACAGCGTGGCCGTAGGAACAGACGTCTGGTCCCTGGCCTACATGCATCCACAGTCAGGGGGGTTTTCTGGGGCTGGTGTCTGCTTCTCCAGGCCCGGACTGAGAGGCCGGGAGGGTGAGGTGGGGCTGAAGGACGCTGGTGTGTCGGGGAGCTGGGGCGGTAGAGCATCCCTGGGAGGCAACCAGTGGGTTCCAGAGCCTGGGCCGGGGCCCCCTTGTTACTTGTTTGGGGTTCTGCCCAGCTGTGTCCCCTCCCCAGTCCctcagccatgtgggtggggccATCCTGAGCACAGGCatgtggggctggaggagagacGGCTCTCCTGGGAGCCTGCCGCCCCcggcattgtgtgtgtgtgtgtgtgtgtgtgtgtgtgtgcacgcgtgtggaTCTCTGGGGTGGCGTGTCTCAGCGAGGCTCTTTCGGAGCGGGTCTCTGAGCCCTGTGGTCCAGGGTCTGTGTGGAGGCTCCGTCCCAGGGGCGTGAGTCATTGCACCACTGGACTGTTGTGATTAGCTCAGCCTCCCCTTCCTGGTGGGTTGCTTTGGTCCCCAGACCCCATCCGAGGCTGCACACGAGAGGACCTATGCCTTCAGAGATCCCGAGGGTTTCAGGAGCTGTGTGCTTGGAATCGGGGGGCAGGTTCTTCTTAGGTCACAgcatctctctgtgcctcggtttcctcacctgcagcATGGGAACACGGGGGCAGCCGGGGGTGTTTGTTCCTCTGTCCTGTTTGGGTGCCCCGGCACCGAGGTGTGTGGCGGCTGGGTAGGCCCTGCTCCCGGGAGCTGCCTCCATCTGCATTTTCCTTTGGGGGCCTGGCACTGGGGGGAGATCGCCGCCGGTCGCCCTTGCGTCGTCCTGGCGCGTGTTCATGGGAAACGGGAGTCAATGGTTCTGAGTCGGTTGCCGGGTGCTGGCGTTGAGCGTCccggcctgcccctccccccgcagGCCAACGCGCTCCTGATCCGGGAGGTAGACGTGGAGAAGGTGACCACCTTCGAGCACCGGTACGTGAGTGCCATCAAGACCCTGTGGAACGACCCCGGCATCCAGGAGTGCTACGACCGCCGGCGGGAGTACCAGCTCTCGGACTCCGCCAAGTAGTGAGTGGGACTGGGCCGGGCCTGGGCGGAGGAGGGTCTGCACGGCGCCCCGTTAGCCATGACGGGGCGAGTTTCCCTACAGGGAGGCGGCTGTCTGCGGggattttcttttgtctctctgcCCCTTTTCTGTGTCTCTAAAACTATTCCAAAGTGACAGGTTTGGTTGTGAAaagccacccctccagcccaCAGCCTCTCTTCGGAACCCCGGCGCCGTCCCCATCCCCGGACAGCCGTCCCTCAGAGCTGGGGCGGGCTTCTGTCCCAAGCGTTCCCTGCGGCCTCATTTTGCCCCTGTCCGTTCTCGTCCCAAGTACTTGGGCTGCTTGGGCCCCTCCCAGCGCTCAGGAGACCTGGGATGGCCGGGAGGCCCCGCGTGGGCTGACCTGAGCGGCCCTGCCTGCTGTGTTGCAGCTACCTGACTGACGTGGACCGCATCGCCACCTCAGGCTACCTGCCCACCCAGCAGGATGTGCTGCGAGTGCGCGTGCCCACCACTGGCATCATCGAGTACCCCTTCGACCTGGAGAACATCATCTTCAGGTACCTGtgcccccggccccggccccaggCCCCGGTGTGGGGCAACGAGAGAGGGTCCTAGTCCGTGGCTGTCACCAGGTTTCCGAGTGAGCCAGGCCCCGGTGGCGCTGGCGGGGTGGAACGGAGGCGGCCCGGGGGCGAAGGCCTCCTGGTGCGGGCTCCACGTGGGCCCCACATGGGTGGAGGGTGCCGGCGTGTGCGGGCGGGCAGGCTGGAGTCCAGGCCAGAGCAGGGGTGCTCCGGGCAGGCGGTGGAGGAGCCTGAGGGCCCCAGGGGAAGGTGGCTCCAGGCCCCTCTGCGGCCCAGTTCCAAAGGCCATGCGGGCAAAGTGGACTCAGGGCCATCCCCGAGGATGGGCCCGGCCACCCCGCAAGGTCACAGCTTGTCCAGAGCTGCCAGACGGCAAGGCCAAGTGTGTCTCCCGGggcagctgtaacaaatgaccacagatGGGCAGCCTAAAATCACAGAAATGTATCCTCTCCTAGCTCCGAGGTCAAGGTATCGGCAGGGCTGGGTCCTCCTGAGGGCGTGAGGGGAGGCTGTCCCGTCCCTCCCAGCTCTGGTGGTGCTGGCAGCCCGCGGCGTCCCTTGGCTTGTAAAAGCCTTGCTCCATCTCTGCGTCCGCCATCACACGGTCCCTCCCTGGGTCTGTGCCCATGTTTCTTTCTTACGGTGACACCACTGATCACTGGATTCAGGGCTCCTGCTCCGGAGTGGCCCTGTCTTAACTAGTGCCATCTGCAGTGACCCCGCTTCCAGATCATGCTGTTGTGTCCCCAGATTCCAGGGGGACTGACTTTGGGGGACACGGTTCGCCCAGGGCTCTGAGGCCCAGTCTCCGGGGTGGGGTTCCTGCTCTGGCTGCgagcctcccctccccgccaCTGCATGGGGTCCCTTCTGCTGGGCGGGCCCACCCCAGGCGCCCGAGACAGCGCTGCTGGCGGAGGTCCTGCCCTGTTACCTTGAAGTGCCAGCCCCGGGGGCGTTCAGGGAGTCTGTTGGGTTTGCCTTGAGGTGCCCTCTGGCCCAAGACCCGAGACCCACCTCTGCCGCCGGGGACCCGCACTTCTCAGGCAGACGCTTCTGGGAGACGGGGAGAGTCTGGGTGCCCCCAGCTGGCCCCCATCCTTTCTCACCTGTCAGAGCCCCCGGGGTGCCTTTGGACCCTCAGGAGTTGTAGGCATCACACCGTACATGCCTGAGGGTACATTTTCTGGTGAGAGTTCAGCATtttggtttccttcttttttggtcAGATTCTCGATGGGGTCCGGGACCTCAGAGGCCTGCGGGGCACAGGCCGGGGCTATCACTGGCCTTCCTCCCGACCCCACGTCCCGGGGTCCCCTCACACGGCCTCACCTTGGTCTCCGCAGCTGCTGTGCCCTATGTCCGGAatgcctctccccctcccttcccgcccctcccccaagcctgtgTGTGCACTCTGCTGCTGTCCGAACTGCAGAGTGGCCCTGCACCTCTGCCACCACTGTCCCTTGGCCAGCCCCCCCCTCGCCCACCTCCCCCCTGGTCTGTTTGAGGGCTTACAGAGGGCAGGCCGGCGGCCCGGGCATGGAGCTTGTGCCCCCATCTTGATCGGAGCTCACACAGCATCCGGTGACAGTGCAATTGGTCTGATGTGTGAGGCCCAAGCCTGGTCCCACACGGGACCTCCTGCGGAGACCtgaccacccccgccccccgacccGGGGGCCCAGGTTCCCGCCCAGCTGTACCAGGGAGACTCAGTTCCAGAAAGGCTGTGACCCCTGACGCTGTCGGCCCGATGGCGCTCCCCAGACTGGCAGCGGCGACCCGCGTGGGCCTGGTATCCACTCACCCCCCTCCCGTCCCCTCGGTCACCCTGGCACATCCACCATCCGCCTGTGCTTGCTAGGACCTCCTCTGTGAAACCCCTGCCAGGCGGATTGACCTCTGCTGCCCGACTGTCCAGCAGCTGTGGATGGGCCTGGCCCGGGGACCCTTACCTTCTCAGGCTGCTGTTCTTTCTCGCCGTCGTCTTCACAAGTAGAGGGCTTCCTCGTCATAGAAAACTTAAGAAACTCACAAGTAGAAAGCGGGGACCCGTCACCAGTCATGATGCTCAGGGCGCCGTCCCTAGCgtgtccccgccccccaccctgcctGGTGTCAGCATCTGTGTGCCGACATCTCCCGCTGGACAAGCAGCCTGCTCTTGCCGTGGCTGGGGTGGGTTCCAGTGTTTCACAGGTGATGCCGTGTGGTGTCCAACAAGGGGAGACGGGTTTCCAGACGTGGGACGTCCGAGGTCGCCCGGCTCAGCCCCACCGGGGTCTGTGGGCCAGGGCCCCTCCCTTGGCAAGCAGGCACCTGGCTGTCTCGGGGGTCCCCCCTCCCCTGCTTGTGCTGTGTTCTCCTGGCTTCATGGTACTGTGGCTTTGCTGGCTCTGACAGGTGACTGAGGGGGCCCTCGTGGCTCTGATGCCTCAGGGGTTGCTCGTGGCTCTGGCAGAGGCGGCTGTGCTGGGGGTGGGCAGTGTCACCTGCAGCCCCGCGCTGAGCCCGTGCACCCCGCCCTGCAGGATGGTGGACGTGGGGGGCCAGAGGTCCGAGCGGAGGAAGTGGATCCACTGCTTTGAGAACGTGACGTCCATCATGTTCCTCGTGGCCCTCAGCGAGTACGACCAAGTGCTGGTGGAGTCGGACAACGAGGTGAGGCCCTCGCtgggccccgggagggggtgccCACAGGCCCTTTTGGGGGACCTGCTGCCAACCTGCTGCCTGCCCCGCAGAACCGCATGGAGGAGAGCAAAGCGCTGTTCCGGACCATCGTCACCTACCCCTGGTTCCAGAACTCGTCCGTCATCCTCTTCCTCAACAAGAAGGACCTGCTGGAGGACAAGATCCTCCACTCGCACCTGGTGGACTACTTCCCCGAGTTCGATGGTGAGCCTGCCCTACCGGCCTGTCCCGGGGGCCGCCAGCGCCTCCCTCACCTCGGTGGCCTCATTGGCGACTCGGGAGTGACACATGGACGGTGTTTCCCAGGCCGCACGGAGGCCGCGGTGCAGTTAGTGTGGCCGGAGCTTGGCGGGCGCCTCACAGGGCCCAGGATGGTGGGGAGAGCTTTGTGTTCCCCAGGGGAGCGTCGTCTGTGGGAGGGGGCACCCTGTGGTCACCTCCCGGCAGCCTGTCCCCACCCGCCCCGTGCCCGACGTGGAGGAGCAAGGCGCGGGGGATACGGGGTGAGCCGGACCCCTCCTGCCCTCCGGCTCAGCGCCAGCTCCTCCTGCCGTCCCCACCCCCCACGCGGAGACACCCCGGGGGTGCTCCTTGGGGGCAGTCGGGGCTCCGCCACTCCCTCCCCGGCGTCTCCCGGAGGTGCTGCCCGAGGAGCTGGGAGGTCCGGGGTTGGGGGGCGGCGTGGGCGGCGGGCCAGAGCAGGAGGCTGGCTGCCCCGGGCAGCAGGGCTGTGGACACGTGCCTGAGTGGTGGGGGGGGACGGAGGGGAGGCGGCAgccagggaggtgggaggtgggtctGCCTGGCGGGTGGGCCTGAGTGAGGGACTGGTGGGAGAGGGGGCTGCGCGGCTCCCTCCGCTcatcccgcccctccccccgcctccgCCAGGCCCTCAGCGGGATGCGCAGGCCGCCCGGGAGTTCATCCTGAAGATGTTCGTGGACCTGAACCCCGACAGCGACAAGATCATCTATTCCCACTTCACGTGCGCCACCGACACGGAGAACATCCGCTTTGTCTTTGCCGCTGTCAAGGACACCATCCTGCAGCTCAACCTGAAGGAGTACAACCTGGTGTGACCGCGCGGACTCCCGCCGGCCGCCTGCCGGCCGCCAGTCTGCCCCGGGAGTCGGGGGcgttcatatttttaaacaaatggtttTTATTTCACAGTTATCAGGGGACGTACATCTTTCTTCCTACACACCTCGTGCACCTTCTCATCTTTGTCAGTGGCAGAGGCCGCCTTTTTCTGGCCTTGACTCGTGGCttgcttttttctaaaaaaaaaaaaaaaaaaaaagacaaaaaaggaaaaaggaaaaagaaaaaaaaagagaacccacAGAAGACGGGCAGAGAGGAGACCTGGCCCGCAGCGGCAACGGGACACGGCCTCCGGGGACGGCTGTCGGCCTGCTTTCTTCTGATCTCGGAAGGCGTGGAGACGCAGAGGCTgggatttctctttcttccttgtttAAGTTATTGATGCCCTCACCACTGTTGCCGGGTTTCTGCCCCGGACTCCAAGACGTGGGGGTGGGTGGCGCCCCCCGCTGCCCGCCCTGGGAAGTGcctaaccattttttcttttttttttttgaggaaacaaaACGCAGCCCCTGGGGCCCTGTCTCACAGCCCTGCCTGCCACGGGGGGCCAGGGCGTCGGGGTTCTCTGGGTCTCCCACTGGGAGTGCTCCTGGGCTCTGGGCCCGGTCCCCAACCCCGAGGAGGCCCACTTGGACTGGGAGCCACTGtttgttttgttccattttgTACCCAATTTGGAAAcagtggggtggggtagggacttctttcagaattttctcaGGTCTGTCCccgagaggcagagagggagggagggtcgCCCCGGCGGGGCCGTGGGTGGCTGGGAGGTGCCCACCGCCCTGCACTCTGCCCAGAGCCGAGCTGTCGGGGCTCGTGGCATCTGGAGGTGGGCCCTCAGCCTGGCCACGGCCACGGCCATGCACTGACGGGGCCTCCCCGAGGGCCGGtttctggggggagggagtggccgTCGCACGTGGCGTGGGCCGAGCACCGCGGTGGTTGGTTTTGTGTGGTTGGTTTCTTGCACCAACGTGACAGGAGTGGCCCACCGGTGGCGCCCCGCACCTGGGCCCTGCGAGTGAGCGCTCAGGGCAGCCCTTGACCAGGGAGTGCAGAGAAACGGCGCACACGTCAGACCAGCCCCGCACCAGCCCTGTCCCCCGTCTGTccgcctcccacctccctcctgcaCCTGATACGCAGGGCCCAGGGTGAGGGCAGGCTTCTCGGCCTGTTCTCCTCGGGCATCTCCCCCCGAAGGGCCCTCTCTGGTGCCATGCGTCTGCTTGCGGGGGTTTGTGCCATAGCCCTGACGTGCGGCCGGGGGTGGTGGTGCCTCTGGCAGTGGGCTCCCGGGGCCCCACGACGCACGGGGAGCTGGGGCAGTCCCTCGAGGGGAAGGCAGTGGGGGGCGCATCCAGAGTGTTAACTTCCGGAGGGGCCGGCGTGCCAAGATCCCGGGGCAAGCCCGGCTGCCGTGCCCACCCTCCCTGCCTGGCCCGCTCGCCTCCAAGGCGCTTGCCCGAGTGCCAGCCTCCCCCAACCGCTGTGTCACATCACTCAGCAGAACTGCCCTCCGAGTGCCAACGCCCCAGTGGTGTGAGGGGCCGTGCCAGCTGGCGGGGGTGACCTCGCCCGCTTGTACTTGTATATTAAAGTCCTGATTTCAGACAATTTAAACCttaatctatttaaaaaagaatattatataaaaatgctgtttttaaaCCTTTTGTCATTTGAAATGCATGTATTGTCCGTGCGGGCTGAGGGGCAGGTGCCGTCGGCTCAGTGCCAGTCTCCTGTGGCCGGAGCTGTCCATGTTCAGGCAGCGTGTCGGGGCCCTGACCCCTTAATCCAGAGATACGTGATGGAAATAGACTTTTCATACCTTTCTCCTGAAATGAATTCTGTTTTAAATTGGAATAAATTTTGTTCCTAAACACTCGGCCCCCTGTAGCTTATTTCCTGTTactggctggggggtggggggcagcagaGGGGCCCTGAGGCCCCCGGGGTGTCACCCGACTCCTGTGTGGCCTGCGGGGCCCTGGCACCTTCAGGATGGGGTCTGAGCTCACGGGGAGCCACAGCTCGGCCGCCTGGGGTGTACCTCCTTCCCTGAGCTGGGACTGCGGCCCCAGGGCCCCTGACTTCGGGTCGATGTGCCGCGCTGTGGGCTGGAGCATCCTGCCAGAGGAACTCCTCCTGGTGGCGGGCAGGCAACAGAAATGGGGCAGAGCCCGGGTTCTGGGCCCAACTGGCCACTCACTGCCGCGGATCCTGTTGGGAAGacacgcccctcccccagccccatttCTTTCTGCAAACCAAGATGTTGGACCAGCGATGTCCCTGCCATCTCtcagtctttttttccttaaaaaaagtattttttacatTGTGGTAAATACACATACAACTTACCagcttcacctttttttttttttttttttttttgtggtacgtgggcctctcactgctgtggcctctcccgttgcggagcacgggctccggacgcgcaggctcagcggccatggctcacgggcccagccgctccacggcacatgggatcttcccggaccggggcacgaacccgcgtcccctgcatcggcaggcggattctcaaccactgcgccgccagggaagcccaagcttcaccatttaaaaatgtacagttcgGTGACATTAGTttcattcataatgttgtgcaaccatcagcagTAATTGtctccagaaccttttcatcacctcaaacagAAACTCCGTACCCATTAATCAAtaactccccaccccctcccccagcccctggcccccaccatcCTATTTTCTATGGATTTCACTCCTCCAGGGACTCCATGtgagtggaatcagacagtatttgtccttctgtgtctggcttctctcactgagcatcatgTCCTTCAGGTGCTTCCATGGTGTAGCAGGTGTCAggatctctttcctttttaaggctgaatcatTCCACTGCGTGGATGGACCACCTTTGTTTATCCATCCGTTGATGGTCACTTGGGTTGTTGCCCCCTTTTCACTGTCGTGAATCacgctgctgtgaacacaggtgTGCAAGtatctctttgagactctgctttcCGTACTACTGGCTAtaaacccagaagtggaattgctgggtcaaatgtcGATTCTACgtttaaccatttgaggaactgccaggctgTTTCCACAGCGGCTGCCCCCTTTCTCGTTCCCACCAGCTGTACGCCAGGGTCGCATTTCTCCATATCCCCCTCCAGTTTTATTTAGTCATTCATCAGCGGGATGGAAATGCCCTGAAGGCCccgtgtgtgccaggcactgtcctaggcacTGCATATACAGGGAGACAGCACTTATCACCATGACTCAATCTATGAAGAAAAACAGCAGGGAAGAGGCATGGGCAGTGATAGTGGCTATTTCAGGCAGGCTGTTCAGGAAAGCCCTTTCAGAGAAGGGGGCGTAATGAATAGGATGCTGGAAGACGTGAAGGGAAGGGGCCATAGTGTGGTCTGAGGGAGGGGATTTCCAGGTGGAGGGCCgaacacgtgcaaaggccctggggcaggaccaGCCCTGGTTCAttggaggaacagcaaggaggcccgtgtgtctggagcagagtgagtgaggcggagagagggaggaggggaggggagggaggggacgggGCAGGTTGTGCAGAGCCTTGTGGGCCGCGGGGAGGACTTGGGCTTTTACCCTCAGGAAGGTGAGACCCTGGAGGACTGCGGGCAGGGCAGGGACAGGGCCTGACTCGGTGCTCACGGGCGCCCTCTGGTGGCCGCTTCCGGAAGGACAGGCTGCGGGGGTGAGGGCGGAACCAGGGACCCGGATGGAGGGGACTCAGGTGGACCAGTTGGGAGATGATGGGGTGGTCCCAGGTGGAGGCGGAGGAGGGGAGTGGGATTCGGGAGGTGGGTGCAGGGAGGGAGCCTGCGGATGCTGCCGGCGCGCCTGGCCGTCGTGCCCCCCGCGGCCGGCAGGTGCCACTCGCCTGCTTTCCGCGCCCGCCCGCGCGAACGTGCATCCGCTCCGGAGGTCCTCTCCGCATCCCGGTTCCAacagggaaaccgaggcacacAGTGGCCGGGCCCTTGCCCTGACGGTAGGTGGCGCCCCCGAGCCTGGACACCAGCCGCGACCCGGTACAAAGTGAAAACGCAGGGCCCTTGTTAAAAACCAGGAGGCTTTCAAGACAGAAAAGCTTCCAAGCCCGAGTCCCCCGCCCACCAAGCCGGCCCAGGTAGCCGGCGAGGGGGATCCTGGATGTTTCCTCCTTTTGGCTGCGGTGAATCATGCCTCTCTGAACTTGGGTGGGAAAGACCCTCTGGAGACCCTGCTTTCGGTTTGGATATACCCGCAGAAGTGGACTCAAATCCGTGATTCATCAGTTAATAAAGGGAGGCGATGGACCTTTGTACCCCAGCCTTGGGCCAGCCCTGGTGAGGGCGGGGgcatgaccttgggtatggccAAGGGCAGTGGCCAGGGAGTGACCCAGCTGTGGCCTCCCATCAGCTGAGGACTGTGAGGCAGTGTGAAACCATGTAAACATCCGATTCCTCATTAAACAGAAAGGGCATTTCTCATACCAAAGGAACAGCAAGATCGTCGTCTCTGAATAAAGGAGAGACTTTTGGATGGGATAAATTTAGGTCCATAAAAACTCACcagagagaattccctggtggtccagtggttaagaattcgggattccactgcagggggcacgggttcgatccctgatcggggaactaagattctgcaagcccgGTGGCAcgggcaaaaatttaaaaaacaaacaaaaaaacttcacagAGCTACTGGGGTTGTAAATTGGTACACGCACTTTGGCAAAAGAGAGTTAAGATCTGGGAAATACCTTGTAACCCAGCAGTTCCACAgttgggtattttttaaaaaataaatgtatttatttatttttggctgcactgggtcttcgttgctgcgtgcgggctttctctagttgtggtgagccggggctactcttcgttgcagtgtgcgggcttctcattgcgatggcttctcttgttgtggagcatgggctctacatgcacaggcttcagtaactgtggcacgtgggttcagtagttgtggctcacgggctctagagtacaggctcagtagttgtggtgcatgggcttggttgccccacggcacatgggatcttccgggaccagggctcgaacccttgtcccctgcattggcaggcagattcttaaccactgcgccaccagggaagtccctgagtatTTATTTAGAGAGTCATACATATGGTCTCCAAAAAGGCACATCCCAAATGTCCATAGCCATCCTATTCATTACATCCCCCAAtgcccatcaacagtagaataaaTGCCTAGCCCAGCATGGTGAtgacagttaataatactgtattggggcttccctggtggcgcagtggttgagagtccacctgccgatgcaggggacgcgggttcgtgccccggtccgggaagatcccacatgccgcggagcaactaagcccgtgagccatggccgccaggcctgcgcgtccggagcctgtgctccgcaacgggagaggccacaacagtgagaggcccgcataccgcaaaaaaaaaaaaaaaaaaaaaaaaaaaaaaaaaatatatatatatatatatatatatatatatatatatatatatactttaaaaatttacttatttatttatttggctgcggcacgcaggatccagTTCCCCAATCACGGAtggaacctgggctccctgcatgggaagcgtggagtcttacccactggaccaccggggaagtccgtgtgtgtgtattttaaaacacacacacaactcaccCTGTTATTCCCGAATGAACTAATAGGTGACAGGTGTCCCGCCAGGATGGCACCTCATCTGGAGAGGAAGCAGCTCCTCTCCTGTTTGGGGAAGTAGGAAGTGTTGTTGTGAGGCTGAAGAAACTCACAGAGTATGGGCCCCGGAGG
Proteins encoded in this region:
- the GNA11 gene encoding guanine nucleotide-binding protein subunit alpha-11, with product MTLESMMACCLSDEVKESKRINAEIEKQLRRDKRDARRELKLLLLGTGESGKSTFIKQMRIIHGAGYSEEDKRGFTKLVYQNIFTAMQAMIRAMETLKILYKYEQNKANALLIREVDVEKVTTFEHRYVSAIKTLWNDPGIQECYDRRREYQLSDSAKYYLTDVDRIATSGYLPTQQDVLRVRVPTTGIIEYPFDLENIIFRMVDVGGQRSERRKWIHCFENVTSIMFLVALSEYDQVLVESDNENRMEESKALFRTIVTYPWFQNSSVILFLNKKDLLEDKILHSHLVDYFPEFDGPQRDAQAAREFILKMFVDLNPDSDKIIYSHFTCATDTENIRFVFAAVKDTILQLNLKEYNLV